One window of the Camelina sativa cultivar DH55 chromosome 1, Cs, whole genome shotgun sequence genome contains the following:
- the LOC104705683 gene encoding uncharacterized protein LOC104705683, whose amino-acid sequence MSSVEDNSSATKKDDSPQLVTLVVSLYTLSSSDNLGSMISSVSLNGENYNEWATEMLNAFQAKRKLGFINGSIPKPAGDDSNWRIDLKQRFSVGNKGRVHQLKSQLSACRQEGHTVAEYYGKLSTLWEEYQIYKPLTVYSCGLCTCGATSAPAKEREEEKIPQFFLGLDESRFGGLCANLVAMDPIPSLGEVYSRVIREEQRGHEKRDCWQLVGFPDWWSERNGKRNAGRGSGGRGRGRGIASNVGGRRHGQSVTAHATSSNPSGLPEFTQEQLKAFTQFIQGNSSNGTAATNNSNKFSGKITFGNVILDTRASHHMTETLSLLTNVVSIPPSPVGFADGSKTFSISMRSFPLSKDDRFSKTMIGTGEERDGVYYLMDVATMNFHMASLPIKFWGEAILTAAYLINLTPSSLHSGRSPFELLHGFKPTYDQLRVFGHIMIQGLACLSSFGGEAILTAAYLINLTPSSLHSGRSPLELLHGFKPTYDPLRVFGSACYVHRLSRDKDKFGQRSRLCVFVGYASGKKGWKVFGIERNKFLVSRDVIFQEEVFANASPVSTLPLVSDSQPSGDDDWLVTTTDAWGSSAPSSPDSAVQDIALDNSLTGGPAVLPSTVVPVVPPTVDPPSLPLADQAVSAPLLTVSASPQCQSQRSSKPLARLNDYILYNVNYKPSSSTALPYSSSTSSISVPGISLSPFMDFVSDDEFSSAHRVFLAAVTNNNEPKHFKEVVQIKVWNDAMYKEVDALELNKTGELVELPPNKIAIGCQWIYKTKYNDDSTVEHYKARLVALGNNQVEGEDYKETFAPVVRMTTVRTLLRLVVAKNWEVYQMDVHNAFLHGDLDEEVYMKLPPGFHHSHPGKRKYALDIVADTGDFGSRPVHTLVEQNHHLAIDDGPVRSNPKSYQRLVGRLLYLLHTQPELSYSVHVLAQFMQEPREAHMEVAMRVVRYLSGSPGHDTLLKSSSDLSIEVYCDLDWSSCPLTRRSLSAYVVLLGGSPISWKTKKQKTVSHSSTEAEYRSMSFALKEIKWLRKLLKELGINNAAPARLFCDSKAAIYIASNPVFHERTKHIENDCHAVRDAVREGVIVMQHVHTTEQLADIFTKALGRDQFHYILSTLGVRDLHTPP is encoded by the exons ATGTCCTCCGTCGAAGATAACTCTTCTGCAACAAAGAAGGATGATTCTCCGCAGTTAGTGACTCTGGTTGTTTCTCTTTACACCTTGTCAAGTTCCGACAATCTTGGTTCCATGATCTCGTCGGTGTCGTTAAACGGGGAAAACTATAATGAATGGGCAACGGAGATGTTAAACGCATTCCAAGCCAAACGTAAACTTGGTTTCATCAATGGGTCGATTCCTAAACCAGCTGGTGACGATTCCAATTGGAGAATTG ACTTGAAGCAGCGTTTCTCGGTTGGGAACAAGGGTCGTGTTCATCAACTCAAAAGTCAGCTCAGCGCTTGTCGACAAGAAGGACACACAGTCGCTGAATACTATGGCAAGTTGTCCACTTTGTGGGAGgaataccaaatttacaaaccTCTCACAGTTTATTCGTGTGGTTTGTGCACATGTGGAGCTACATCTGCAcctgcaaaagaaagagaggaagagaagattccccaattttttttgggactTGATGAATCCAGATTTGGGGGTCTTTGTGCTAATCTTGTTGCCATGGATCCTATTCCTTCTCTTGGTGAAGTGTACAGTAGAGTAATTCGAGAAGAGCAACG TGGTCATGAGAAACGAGACTGTTGGCAGCTCGTCGGCTTTCCGGACTGGTGGTCGGAGAGGAATGGGAAGAGAAATGCTGGTCGTGGTTCTGGTGGCCGAGGAAGAGGTCGTGGTATTGCCTCCAACGTCGGCGGTCGTAGACATGGTCAATCTGTTACAGCACACGCTACTAGTTCTAATCCTTCTGGGTTGCCTGAATTTACACAAGAACAATTGAAGGCTTTCACTCAGTTCATTCAAGGAAATTCAAGCAATGGCACTGCTGCTACTAATAATTCGAACAAGTTTTCTGGTAAGATCACTTTTGGCAATGTTATTTTGGATACTAGAGCTTCTCATCACATGACAGAGACTCTTTCTTTGTTGACCAATGTGGTCTCTATTCCACCAAGTCCGGTTGGATTTGCTGATGGGAGTAAAACTTTTTCTATAAGCATGAGATCTTTTCCACTCTCCAAGGAT GACCGTTTTTCGAAGACTATGATTGGAACCGGTGAAGAGCGTGATGGTGTGTATTATCTTATGGATGTGGCTACAATGAATTTTCATATG GCTAGCTTGCCTATCAAGTTTTGGGGGGAAGCCATTCTTACTGCAGCATATTTGATCAATCTTACACCGTCTTCTCTTCATTCTGGTCGCAGTCCTTTTGAGTTGCTTCACGGTTTCAAACCTACCTATGACCAGCTTCGTGTTTTTGGACACATAATGATACAAGG GCTAGCTTGCCTATCAAGTTTTGGGGGGGAAGCCATTCTTACTGCGGCATATTTGATCAATCTTACGCCGTCTTCTCTTCATTCTGGTCGCAGTCCTTTAGAGTTGCTTCACGGTTTCAAACCTACCTATGACCCGCTTCGTGTTTTTGGTTCCGCATGCTATGTTCATCGTCTCAGTCGAGACAAAGATAAATTTGGTCAGCGTAGtcgtttgtgtgtttttgttggctATGCTTCTGGCAAGAAAGGTTGGAAGGTCTTTGGTATTGAAAGGAATAAGTTCCTTGTGTCTCGGGATGTGATCTTTCAGGAAGAAGTTTTTGCTAATGCGTCACCGGTTTCTACGTTACCTCTTGTGTCGGATTCTCAACCATCCGGTGATGATGATTGGTTGGTAACTACTACAGATGCATGGGGGAGCTCTGCTCCTAGTTCTCCGGATTCTGCTGTCCAAGACATTGCTCTTGACAACTCTTT AACCGGTGGTCCCGCTGTTCTACCCTCCACTGTTGTTCCGGTTGTTCCTCCTACAGTTGATCCTCCTAGTCTTCCTCTTGCTGACCAGGCTGTCTCTGCTCCGTTACTGACTGTGTCGGCTTCTCCACAATGTCAAAGCCAGCGTTCTTCTAAGCCTCTTGCTCGTCTTAATGATTACATCCTCTATAACGTTAATTACAAACCATCATCCTCTACTGCTCTTCCCTACTCTTCTTCAACGTCTTCAATCTCGGTCCCAGGTATCTCTTTGTCTCCTTTCATGGATTTTGTTTCTGATGATGAGTTTTCATCGGCTCATCGTGTTTTTCTTGCGGCTGTTACTAACAATAATGAGCCTAAACATTTTAAAGAGGTTGTTCAGATCAAGGTGTGGAATGATGCAATGTATAAGGAGGTTGATGCTCTTGAACTGAACAAAACAGGGGAGTTGGTTGAGCTTCCTCCTAATAAGATTGCTATTGGTTGTCAGTGGATTTATAAGACAAAATACAATGATGACAGTACTGTGGAACACTACAAGGCTAGACTTGTTGCTCTTGGTAATAATCAGGTTGAGGGGGAGGATTACAAAGAGACTTTTGCTCCTGTTGTTCGTATGACTACAGTTCGCACTCTCCTTCGTCTTGTTGTGGCTAAGAATTGGGAGGTTTATCAGATGGATGTTCACAATGCATTCTTACATGGGGATCTTGATGAGGAGGTCTACATGAAGCTTCCTCCGGGTTTCCATCATTCTCATCCAGGAAAG CGTAAGTACGCTCTTGATATTGTTGCTGACActggggactttggttctcgaCCTGTTCACACTCTTGTGGAACAGAATCATCACCTCGCTATTGACGATGGTCCTGTACGCTCGAATCCCAAGTCGTATCAGCGTTTAGTGGGTCGTTTGCTGTATTTGTTACATACACAGCCTGAGTTGAGCTACTCTGTTCATGTCTTGGCTCAGTTTATGCAAGAGCCACGCGAAGCACATATGGAGGTAGCTATGCGTGTTGTCCGTTACTTAAGTGGCTCGCCTGGGCATGACACTTTGCTTAAGTCATCTTCTGATTTGTCCATTGAGGTTTATTGTGATTTGGATTGGAGTTCTTGTCCGCTTACACGTCGGTCGCTTAGTGCCTATGTTGTTCTGCTTGGTGGTAGTCCTATTTCgtggaagacaaagaagcagaagacgGTTTCTCATTCTTCCACAGAGGCCGAGTATCGGTCTATGTCTTTTGCTCTTAAGGAGATTAAGTGGCTTCGTAAGTTGTTAAAGGAGTTAGGTATCAACAACGCTGCGCCAGCTCGCCTGTTTTGTGATAGTAAAGCTGCTATTTATATTGCTTCGAATCCTGTTTTCCATGAGCGCACCAAGCACATTGAAAATGATTGTCATGCTGTTCGTGATGCGGTTCGTGAAGGAGTGATTGTCATGCAACATGTTCATACGACTGAGCAACTCGCCGATATCTTTACAAAGGCTCTTGGTCGTGATCAGTTTCATTACATTCTGTCCACGTTGGGCGTTCGTGATCTTCACACTCCACcgtga
- the LOC104784500 gene encoding uncharacterized protein LOC104784500 has protein sequence MSLDKDLSSERPESKRQKKEPSFSLLSPDNCGHWYICYGGCTVCRSKVDKNSQGRALDYHFDGLQLSQEALALTKRLTTNFSCLSMKKLHLVLDLDHTLIHSVRVRCLSEAEKYLIEEAGSTTREDLWKMKVRGDPIPAITIEYLLKLRPFVGDFLKEANELFTMYVYTKGTRDYAEAILKLIDPNKLYFGHRVITRNESPDKKTLDLVLADERGVVIVDDTRKVWPNHKRNLSEISRYKYFRYEGEESKPHSEEKTDESESSGGLADVLSLLKEVHSRFFRVEEELESMDVRLIMSVVKKHSSEPQAKRRKIEPKTNESPLSLSSSSSCGHGYALHGICIACKSTIDKRQGRAFDYIFQGLQLSHEAVALTKCLTMKLSCLNEKKLHLVLDLDHTLLHTKEVPRLSEAEKYLLEEAGSTKRDDLWKIKASGDPMEFLTKLRPFVRDFLKEANEMFTMYVYTNGSRVYAKQILEVIDPKKLYFGDRVITKEESPHMKTLDLVLAEERGVVIVDDTRKVWPYHKSNLVNISKYSYFRPKGQESKPYSEGKTDESESNGGLANVLKLLKEVHRRFFRVEVEDELEAKDVRSLLQEIDFEFNEESVE, from the exons ATGTCGTTAGATAAAGATCTGTCATCGGAACGACCAGAATCCAAAAGGCAGAAGAAAGAACCCTCGTTTTCATTGTTGTCTCCTGATAACTGCGGTCACTGGTACATTTGTTATGGAGGCTGCACCGTCTGCAGATCAAAGGTGGACAAAAATAGCCAGGGCCGAGCACTCGACTATCATTTCGACGGTTTACAGCTAAGCCAAGAGGCTTTAGCGTTAACAAAGCGTCTCACAACGAACTTCTCTTGTCTCAGCATGAAGAAGCTTCACCTTGTTCTTGACTTGGACCACACGCTTATTCACTCCGTTAGGGTTCGATGTCTCTCCGAAGCAGAGAAGTATCTCATCGAAGAAGCGGGTTCAACTACAAGGGAAGATCTGTGGAAGATGAAGGTCAGAGGAGATCCCATACCAGCCATAACCATCGAATACTTACTGAAGCTACGGCCTTTTGTTGGCGATTTCTTGAAAGAAGCCAACGAGCTGTTCACAATGTATGTTTACACAAAAGGTACTCGGGATTACGCTGAAGCCATTTTGAAGCTGATTGATCCGAATAAGCTTTATTTTGGGCATAGAGTGATAACAAGAAACGAGAGTCCTGATAAGAAGACACTTGATTTGGTTCTGGCTGATGAACGTGGGGTGGTGATTGTGGATGATACGCGTAAAGTTTGGCCCAATCATAAGCGTAACCTATCGGAGATTAGCAGGTACAAGTATTTCAGATACGAAGGTGAAGAGTCAAAGCCTCACTCTGAGGAGAAGACAGACGAGAGTGAAAGTAGCGGTGGATTGGCTGATGTTTTAAGCTTACTCAAGGAAGTTCACAGTAGATTCTTTAGGGTCGAGGAAGAGTTGGAGTCAATGGACGTCAGGTT AATCATGTCCGTTGTTAAAAAGCATTCTTCGGAACCACAAGCCAAAAGGCGAAAGATCGAACCAAAGACTAACGAGTCACCGTTATCGTTATCCTCTTCTAGTAGCTGTGGTCACGGGTACGCACTTCATGGAATCTGCATCGCCTGCAAATCAACAATTGACAAAAGGCAAGGCCGAGCGTTCGATTATATTTTCCAAGGTTTACAGCTTAGCCACGAAGCTGTGGCGTTAACCAAGTGCTTAACAATGAAGTTATCTTGTCTCAACGAGAAGAAGCTTCACCTTGTACTCGACTTGGACCACACGCTTCTCCACACTAAAGAGGTTCCGCGTCTCTCCGAAGCAGAGAAGTATCTACTCGAAGAAGCAGGTTCAACGAAGAGGGACGATCTATGGAAAATCAAAGCCTCAGGAGATCCCATGGAATTTTTGACAAAGCTAAGGCCTTTTGTTCGCGACTTCTTGAAAGAAGCAAACGAGATGTTCACCATGTATGTTTACACAAACGGTAGTCGCGTATATGCTAAGCAAATTTTGGAGGTGATTGATCCGAAGAAACTCTATTTTGGGGATAGAGTgataacaaaagaagagagtCCTCATATGAAGACgcttgatttggttttggctGAGGAGCGTGGGGTGGTGATTGTGGATGATACGCGTAAAGTTTGGCCTTATCACAAGAGTAACCTAGTTAATATTAGCAAGTACTCCTATTTCAGACCCAAAGGCCAAGAGTCAAAGCCTTACTCTGAGGGGAAGACAGACGAGAGTGAAAGCAACGGTGGATTGGCGAATGTTTTGAAGTTACTCAAGGAAGTTCACCGTAGGTTCTTCAGAGTCGAGGTTGAGGACGAGTTGGAGGCGAAGGACGTTAGATCGTTGCTACAAGAAATAGACTTCGAATTCAACGAAGAATCTGTAGAATGA
- the LOC104784491 gene encoding mitotic checkpoint protein BUB3.1-like — protein MTTTPSAGRELSNPPSDGISNLRFSNNSDHLLVSSWDKRVRLYDVSTNSLRGEFLHGGAVLDCCFHDDFSGFSVGADYKVRRIVFNVGKEDILGTHDKPVRCVEYSYAAGQVITGSWDKTVKCWDPRGASGPERTQVGTYLQPERVYSMSLVGHRLVVATAGRHVNIYDLRNMSQPEQRRESSLKYQTRCVRCYPNGTGYALSSVEGRVAMEFFDLSEAAQAKKYAFKCHRKTEAGRDIVYPVNSIAFHPIYGTFATGGCDGFVNIWDGNNKKRLYQYSKYPTSISAQSFSRDGQLLAVASSYTFEEGEKSYEPEAIFVRNVNEIEVKPKPKVYPNPAA, from the exons ATGACTACGACTCCGTCCGCCGGTCGTGAACTCTCGAATCCACCGTCCGACGGCATTTCCAATCTCCGATTTTCCAATAACAGTGATCATCTCCTCGTTTCTTCATGGGATAAG CGTGTGAGATTGTATGATGTGAGCACCAATTCGTTGCGAGGCGAGTTCTTACACGGCGGAGCAGTGCTCGATTGCTGTTTTCACGATGATTTCTCCGGCTTCAGTGTTGGCGCCGATTACAAAGTCAGAAG GATTGTTTTCAATGTCGGCAAAGAGGACATTTTGGGGACGCATGACAAACCAGTGCGCTGTGTTGAGTATTCTTATGCTGCAG GGCAAGTGATCACTGGATCTTGGGATAAAACAGTTAAATGTTGGGATCCAAGAGGCGCAAGTGGGCCTGAACGCACCCAGGTGGGAACTTACTTGCAACCAGAGCGTGTTTACTCAATGTCTCTTGTTGGACATCGTTTGGTGGTGGCAACAGCAGGACGGCATGTAAACATCTATGATCTCAGAAATATGTCTCAGCCTGAGCAAAGAAGGGAGTCTTCACTTAAATACCAGACTAGATGTGTGCGTTGTTATCCTAATGGAACAG GATATGCTCTTAGCTCTGTTGAAGGAAGGGTCGCCATGGAGTTTTTTGATCTATCAGAGGCTGCTCAAgctaaaaa ATATGCTTTCAAATGTCATCGGAAAACAGAGGCTGGAAGAGACATTGTTTACCCTGTAAATTCCATTGCCTTCCATCCAAT TTATGGCACCTTTGCAACTGGAGGTTGTGATGGTTTCGTCAACATTTGGGATGGTAACAACAAGAAGAGGCTATATCAG TACTCAAAGTATCCAACAAGTATCTCAGCACAGTCATTCAGTCGAGATGGTCAGCTACTGGCTGTTGCTTCAAGTTACACGTTTGAAGAGGGGGAGAAATC GTATGAACCGGAGGCCATCTTTGTAAGAAACGTGAACGAAATCGAAgtgaaaccaaaacccaaagtATATCCGAATCCTGCTgcgtaa